A genomic region of Dunckerocampus dactyliophorus isolate RoL2022-P2 chromosome 10, RoL_Ddac_1.1, whole genome shotgun sequence contains the following coding sequences:
- the ptprc gene encoding receptor-type tyrosine-protein phosphatase C isoform X2, which yields MEGLCGLRTLLLWAAVISLSYGQNISDTNDSSRSPVDPPENVPLATNDVNATNTSKPIQCSYTVTPIKYGFRFNISSSATGMYDIVLIKDGLPVTRNSNATLVNITHLKPCTEYEHSVKYHSADNEKEQQGARCNFMNPIPKGFTKDINQNEVTYYTSNGCLWLTSEWNISTSLSLPKNYHVEVSGNDMCIKPAYSDICSEFKTHLTFARNCTSIPLMTLFSADIFLTPENIKQTFTFTLPSNITAHLPPKCTSLSIAYSCEDMDVGNVTVNVAHLEPFTNYTCTGHIMKYNVTQAKLPPFLVRIDCDLQILIRKRDVTQNSIVLGWTTESKNCSSVVSELKELAYECSCVPRGEKNNNPGKSMPSQRSNPIGCTVTGLNPYTIYTCTVQPTYRSQHVGQAKTTYPLRTAIGVPDDVTDLEVTVENNNAIKVICKHSNQFNGPFSRFNAILRRGSGNIEESKQTKENCEFLFTDMSYSTTYHVEVFASNVDFNSSISQDTVTTHYNDKALTGFLIFLIIFTSVALLVVLYKIYVVKRQRDMSENLLLIPNAKSLSVEPIEADTLLEAYKRKLADEGRLFLDEFQSIPRIFTRHSMKEAKKPCNTPKNRYVDILPYDYNRVQLSTGNGEAGCDYINASFIDGYNESKKYIAAQGPKEETVCDFWRMIWEQQSSIIVMVTRCEEGNKVKCVQYWPSADRETEIYEEFVVQLTSEDHFPDYTIRNLSLTNRREKSTEREVTHIQFISWPDHGVPGEPHLLLKLRRRVNAFKNIFSGPIVVHCSAGVGRTGTYIGIDAMMECLEAESRVDIYGYVFKLRKQRCLMVQVEAQYILIHQALLEHNQFGETEISLSELHSALSMLKDTSTGNEPTLLEEEFERLPTYKNWKTFNTGITEENKAKNRCSSIVPYDYNRVLLRLGEGSSGDSIPDEDQEEESSDEEEDSTKYINASNIHGYSGPCTFIAAQTPLESTVADFWLMVYQKKASTIIMLEAHEEEKESVYWGRRGTNTYGDIEVEVESEDDAVNVIHRIMLIRHVKRKENRRVRHVQFLKWGNRELPEKPQDLTDMIKDVKRRPDSSKPQGGAPVVVHCSDGSSRCGVFCALWSLLDSAETEMMVDVFQVTRSLRKERQGMIASLDQYKFLYDALDGVYPVQNGEVKAVQAPEVDSVLLVNETQPAVQQPGEKAEDTTGPTEMGQQGAADSSTPVAETRKEDEKEAEQVSSIPTETTPLEDNVSLEA from the exons ATGGAAGGTCTGTGTGGGCTCAGGACCCTGCTGCTGTGGGCTGCTGTCATCTCTTTGTCCTACG GTCAAAACATATCAG ACACAAATGATTCAAGCCGCAGCCCGGTCGATCCTCCAGAGAATGTTCCTCTGGCCACCAATGACGTGAATGCTACAAACA CCTCCAAACCCATCCAGT GCTCCTACACCGTTACACCGATAAAGTATGGTTTTAGGTTCAACATCAGCAGCTCTGCCACTGGCATGTACGACATTGTTTTGATTAAAGACGGCCTGCCAGTGACAAGAAACTCGAACGCCACATTGGTCAACATCACGCACCTGAAGCCCTGCACTGAATATGAGCACAGCGTTAAATATCACAGTGCCGACAACGAGAAAGAACAACAAGGAGCTCGTTGTAACTTCATGAATCCTATACCTAAGGGGTTTACGAAGGACATAA ATCAAAATGAAGTCACCTACTACACCTCCAATGGCTGTCTTTGGTTGACTTCTGAGTGGAACATCAGCACTTCACTGTCACTTCCAAAAAATTATCATGTGGAGGTTAGTGGCAATGACATGTGCATCAAGCCAGCCTACAGTGACATTTGCTCTGAATTCAAAACACACTTGACCTTCGCAAGAAATTGTACTTCCATCCCCTTGATGACCCTCTTCAGTGCGG ATATTTTTCTAACTCCAGAGAATATAAAACAGACTTTTACCTTTACACTTCCTTCAAATATCACAGCCCATTTACCCCCCAAATGCACCAGTCTCTCCATCGCTTACTCCTGTGAGG ACATGGACGTCGGCAACGTCACCGTAAATGTGGCTCATCTTGAACCTTTCACAAACTACACCTGTACCGGTCACATCATGAAGTACAATGTCACCCAAGCAAAGCTACCACCTTTCCTGGTCAGGATTGACTGCG ATCTTCAGATACTAATTAGAAAGCGCGACGTGACTCAGAACTCCATTGTACTGGGATGGACGACGGAAAGTAAAAATTGTAGCAGTGTCGTTTCGGAATTAAAGGAGCTCGCATATGAATGCAGCTGTGTGCCCcgaggagaaaaaaataacaaccctGGAAAAA GTATGCCGAGCCAACGCTCAAACCCTATTGGCTGCACTGTTACCGGCCTGAATCCGTACACTATATATACGTGTACTGTCCAACCCACTTACAGaagtcagcatgttggccaagcGAAAACTACATATCCATTGCGTACTGCCATTGGAG TGCCAGATGACGTCACTGACCTGGAAGTAACTGTTGAAAACAACAATGCGATTAAAGTGATCTGTAAACATTCAAATCAGTTCAACGGGCCGTTCAGTAGGTTCAATGCAATACTCCGTCGGGGTAGTGGTAACATTGAGGAAAGCAAACAGACAAAAGAAAATTGTGAGTTCCTATTCACCGATATGAGCTACTCTACGACCTACCACGTGGAG GTGTTTGCCTCCAACGTGGATTTCAACAGTTCTATCTCCCAAGACACTGTTACTACTcatt ACAATGACAAAGCCCTCACTGGGTTTCTTATCTTCCTCATCATATTCACATCCGTAGCACTGCTCGTGGTTCTCTACAAGATCTACGTAGTGAAACGCCAAAG AGACATGAGTGAAAACCTGCTTCTTATTCCCAATGCAA AAAGCCTTTCTGTGGAACCAATTGAAGCCGACACATTGTTGGAAGCATACAAAAGGAAGCTGGCTGATGAGGGACGCCTTTTTCTGGATGAGTTTCAG AGCATCCCCAGAATTTTTACACGCCACTCCATGAAAGAGGCCAAAAAACCCTGCAATACCCCCAAGAACCGCTACGTGGACATCCTACCGT ATGATTACAACCGAGTCCAGCTGAGTACAGGAAATGGAGAAGCCGGCTGTGACTACATCAACGCCAGCTTCATTGAT GGCTACAATGAATCCAAGAAATACATTGCAGCTCAAG GACCGAAGGAGGAAACTGTGTGTGACTTCTGGAGAATGATCTGGGAGCAGCAATCTTCAATCATTGTCATGGTAACACGCTGCGAAGAGGGAAACAAG GTCAAGTGTGTACAATACTGGCCTTCTGCTGACCGAGAGACAGAAATATATGAGGagtttgttgtccagctcacTTCAGAGGATCACTTCCCTGATTATACTATCCGCAATCTCAGCCTGACTAAT AGGAGAGAGAAGAGCACAGAGAGAGAGGTGACCCACATCCAGTTCATCAGTTGGCCCGATCACGGCGTTCCCGGGGAGCCCCACCTCCTCTTGAAGCTCAGACGGCGAGTTAACGCCTTTAAAAACATCTTCAGTGGACCCATTGTTGTCCACTGCAG TGCTGGAGTGGGCAGGACGGGCACCTATATCGGCATTGATGCCATGATGGAGTGTCTGGAGGCAGAAAGCAGGGTGGACATCTACGGATATGTTTTCAAACTCCGCAAACAGAGATGCCTCATGGTTCAAGTGGAG GCCCAGTACATCCTAATTCACCAGGCCCTACTGGAGCACAACCAGTTTGGAGAAACAGAGATCTCACTGTCAGAGCTGCACAGTGCGCTGAGCATGCTAAAAGATACCAGCACTGGCAATGAACCCACTTTACTGGAGGAAGAGTTTGAG AGACTTCCCACCTACAAGAACTGGAAGACATTCAACACAGGGATCACAGAGGAAAACAAAGCGAAGAACCGCTGCTCGTCTATCGTTCCCT ATGACTACAACAGAGtgttgctgaggttgggtgaAGGGTCCAGTGGTGACAGCATCCCTGATGAGGACCAGGAGGAAGAGTCATCTGATGAAGAGGAGGACTCCACTAAATACATCAATGCTTCAAACAtccat GGCTACTCGGGGCCATGCACCTTCATTGCAGCACAGACTCCTCTAGAAAGCACAGTGGCTGACTTCTGGTTGATGGTTTACCAGAAGAAAGCATCCACCATCATCATGCTGGAGGCACACGAAGAAGAAAAG GAATCTGTGTATTGGGGACGCAGGGGGACAAACACTTACGGGGATATTGAGGTGGAAGTGGAATCAGAAGATGATGCTGTAAATGTTATCCATCGAATCATGCTGATTCGTCATGTCAAG AGGAAAGAGAATCGCAGGGTGAGACACGTTCAGTTCCTGAAGTGGGGTAACAGAGAGCTGCCAGAGAAACCTCAAGATCTGACTGACATGATTAAGGATGTCAAGCGTAGACCTGACAGCAGCAAGCCTCAAGGAGGCGCTCCAGTTGTTGTCCACTGCAG TGATGGCTCGTCCCGTTGTGGTGTTTTCTGTGCGCTGTGGAGCCTTCTGGACAGCGCTGAGACTGAAATGATGGTGGATGTTTTCCAGGTGACCAGAAGCCTGCGCAAGGAGCGACAGGGCATGATAGCAAGTCTG GACCAGTACAAGTTCTTGTATGACGCACTGGACGGAGTCTATCCTGTCCAGAATGGGGAGGTGAAAGCAGTCCAGGCCCCTGAAGTGGACTCTGTCCTGTTGGTCAATGAGACCCAACCAGCAGTGCAACAACCTGGAGAAAAGGCTGAAGATACAACCGGCCCTACCGAGATgggccagcagggggcagcagatAGCAGTACTCCTGTGGCTGAGACAAGGAAGGAGGATGAAAAGGAGGCAGAACAAGTATCCAGCATCCCCACAGAGACAACACCGCTTGAGGACAATGTCTCTTTAGAGGCCTGA
- the ptprc gene encoding receptor-type tyrosine-protein phosphatase C isoform X1: MEGLCGLRTLLLWAAVISLSYGQNISDTNDSSRSPVDPPENVPLATNDVNATNTSKPIQCSYTVTPIKYGFRFNISSSATGMYDIVLIKDGLPVTRNSNATLVNITHLKPCTEYEHSVKYHSADNEKEQQGARCNFMNPIPKGFTKDINQNEVTYYTSNGCLWLTSEWNISTSLSLPKNYHVEVSGNDMCIKPAYSDICSEFKTHLTFARNCTSIPLMTLFSADIFLTPENIKQTFTFTLPSNITAHLPPKCTSLSIAYSCEDMDVGNVTVNVAHLEPFTNYTCTGHIMKYNVTQAKLPPFLVRIDCDLQILIRKRDVTQNSIVLGWTTESKNCSSVVSELKELAYECSCVPRGEKNNNPGKSMPSQRSNPIGCTVTGLNPYTIYTCTVQPTYRSQHVGQAKTTYPLRTAIGVPDDVTDLEVTVENNNAIKVICKHSNQFNGPFSRFNAILRRGSGNIEESKQTKENCEFLFTDMSYSTTYHVEVFASNVDFNSSISQDTVTTHYNDKALTGFLIFLIIFTSVALLVVLYKIYVVKRQRSQDMSENLLLIPNAKSLSVEPIEADTLLEAYKRKLADEGRLFLDEFQSIPRIFTRHSMKEAKKPCNTPKNRYVDILPYDYNRVQLSTGNGEAGCDYINASFIDGYNESKKYIAAQGPKEETVCDFWRMIWEQQSSIIVMVTRCEEGNKVKCVQYWPSADRETEIYEEFVVQLTSEDHFPDYTIRNLSLTNRREKSTEREVTHIQFISWPDHGVPGEPHLLLKLRRRVNAFKNIFSGPIVVHCSAGVGRTGTYIGIDAMMECLEAESRVDIYGYVFKLRKQRCLMVQVEAQYILIHQALLEHNQFGETEISLSELHSALSMLKDTSTGNEPTLLEEEFERLPTYKNWKTFNTGITEENKAKNRCSSIVPYDYNRVLLRLGEGSSGDSIPDEDQEEESSDEEEDSTKYINASNIHGYSGPCTFIAAQTPLESTVADFWLMVYQKKASTIIMLEAHEEEKESVYWGRRGTNTYGDIEVEVESEDDAVNVIHRIMLIRHVKRKENRRVRHVQFLKWGNRELPEKPQDLTDMIKDVKRRPDSSKPQGGAPVVVHCSDGSSRCGVFCALWSLLDSAETEMMVDVFQVTRSLRKERQGMIASLDQYKFLYDALDGVYPVQNGEVKAVQAPEVDSVLLVNETQPAVQQPGEKAEDTTGPTEMGQQGAADSSTPVAETRKEDEKEAEQVSSIPTETTPLEDNVSLEA, from the exons ATGGAAGGTCTGTGTGGGCTCAGGACCCTGCTGCTGTGGGCTGCTGTCATCTCTTTGTCCTACG GTCAAAACATATCAG ACACAAATGATTCAAGCCGCAGCCCGGTCGATCCTCCAGAGAATGTTCCTCTGGCCACCAATGACGTGAATGCTACAAACA CCTCCAAACCCATCCAGT GCTCCTACACCGTTACACCGATAAAGTATGGTTTTAGGTTCAACATCAGCAGCTCTGCCACTGGCATGTACGACATTGTTTTGATTAAAGACGGCCTGCCAGTGACAAGAAACTCGAACGCCACATTGGTCAACATCACGCACCTGAAGCCCTGCACTGAATATGAGCACAGCGTTAAATATCACAGTGCCGACAACGAGAAAGAACAACAAGGAGCTCGTTGTAACTTCATGAATCCTATACCTAAGGGGTTTACGAAGGACATAA ATCAAAATGAAGTCACCTACTACACCTCCAATGGCTGTCTTTGGTTGACTTCTGAGTGGAACATCAGCACTTCACTGTCACTTCCAAAAAATTATCATGTGGAGGTTAGTGGCAATGACATGTGCATCAAGCCAGCCTACAGTGACATTTGCTCTGAATTCAAAACACACTTGACCTTCGCAAGAAATTGTACTTCCATCCCCTTGATGACCCTCTTCAGTGCGG ATATTTTTCTAACTCCAGAGAATATAAAACAGACTTTTACCTTTACACTTCCTTCAAATATCACAGCCCATTTACCCCCCAAATGCACCAGTCTCTCCATCGCTTACTCCTGTGAGG ACATGGACGTCGGCAACGTCACCGTAAATGTGGCTCATCTTGAACCTTTCACAAACTACACCTGTACCGGTCACATCATGAAGTACAATGTCACCCAAGCAAAGCTACCACCTTTCCTGGTCAGGATTGACTGCG ATCTTCAGATACTAATTAGAAAGCGCGACGTGACTCAGAACTCCATTGTACTGGGATGGACGACGGAAAGTAAAAATTGTAGCAGTGTCGTTTCGGAATTAAAGGAGCTCGCATATGAATGCAGCTGTGTGCCCcgaggagaaaaaaataacaaccctGGAAAAA GTATGCCGAGCCAACGCTCAAACCCTATTGGCTGCACTGTTACCGGCCTGAATCCGTACACTATATATACGTGTACTGTCCAACCCACTTACAGaagtcagcatgttggccaagcGAAAACTACATATCCATTGCGTACTGCCATTGGAG TGCCAGATGACGTCACTGACCTGGAAGTAACTGTTGAAAACAACAATGCGATTAAAGTGATCTGTAAACATTCAAATCAGTTCAACGGGCCGTTCAGTAGGTTCAATGCAATACTCCGTCGGGGTAGTGGTAACATTGAGGAAAGCAAACAGACAAAAGAAAATTGTGAGTTCCTATTCACCGATATGAGCTACTCTACGACCTACCACGTGGAG GTGTTTGCCTCCAACGTGGATTTCAACAGTTCTATCTCCCAAGACACTGTTACTACTcatt ACAATGACAAAGCCCTCACTGGGTTTCTTATCTTCCTCATCATATTCACATCCGTAGCACTGCTCGTGGTTCTCTACAAGATCTACGTAGTGAAACGCCAAAGGTCCCA AGACATGAGTGAAAACCTGCTTCTTATTCCCAATGCAA AAAGCCTTTCTGTGGAACCAATTGAAGCCGACACATTGTTGGAAGCATACAAAAGGAAGCTGGCTGATGAGGGACGCCTTTTTCTGGATGAGTTTCAG AGCATCCCCAGAATTTTTACACGCCACTCCATGAAAGAGGCCAAAAAACCCTGCAATACCCCCAAGAACCGCTACGTGGACATCCTACCGT ATGATTACAACCGAGTCCAGCTGAGTACAGGAAATGGAGAAGCCGGCTGTGACTACATCAACGCCAGCTTCATTGAT GGCTACAATGAATCCAAGAAATACATTGCAGCTCAAG GACCGAAGGAGGAAACTGTGTGTGACTTCTGGAGAATGATCTGGGAGCAGCAATCTTCAATCATTGTCATGGTAACACGCTGCGAAGAGGGAAACAAG GTCAAGTGTGTACAATACTGGCCTTCTGCTGACCGAGAGACAGAAATATATGAGGagtttgttgtccagctcacTTCAGAGGATCACTTCCCTGATTATACTATCCGCAATCTCAGCCTGACTAAT AGGAGAGAGAAGAGCACAGAGAGAGAGGTGACCCACATCCAGTTCATCAGTTGGCCCGATCACGGCGTTCCCGGGGAGCCCCACCTCCTCTTGAAGCTCAGACGGCGAGTTAACGCCTTTAAAAACATCTTCAGTGGACCCATTGTTGTCCACTGCAG TGCTGGAGTGGGCAGGACGGGCACCTATATCGGCATTGATGCCATGATGGAGTGTCTGGAGGCAGAAAGCAGGGTGGACATCTACGGATATGTTTTCAAACTCCGCAAACAGAGATGCCTCATGGTTCAAGTGGAG GCCCAGTACATCCTAATTCACCAGGCCCTACTGGAGCACAACCAGTTTGGAGAAACAGAGATCTCACTGTCAGAGCTGCACAGTGCGCTGAGCATGCTAAAAGATACCAGCACTGGCAATGAACCCACTTTACTGGAGGAAGAGTTTGAG AGACTTCCCACCTACAAGAACTGGAAGACATTCAACACAGGGATCACAGAGGAAAACAAAGCGAAGAACCGCTGCTCGTCTATCGTTCCCT ATGACTACAACAGAGtgttgctgaggttgggtgaAGGGTCCAGTGGTGACAGCATCCCTGATGAGGACCAGGAGGAAGAGTCATCTGATGAAGAGGAGGACTCCACTAAATACATCAATGCTTCAAACAtccat GGCTACTCGGGGCCATGCACCTTCATTGCAGCACAGACTCCTCTAGAAAGCACAGTGGCTGACTTCTGGTTGATGGTTTACCAGAAGAAAGCATCCACCATCATCATGCTGGAGGCACACGAAGAAGAAAAG GAATCTGTGTATTGGGGACGCAGGGGGACAAACACTTACGGGGATATTGAGGTGGAAGTGGAATCAGAAGATGATGCTGTAAATGTTATCCATCGAATCATGCTGATTCGTCATGTCAAG AGGAAAGAGAATCGCAGGGTGAGACACGTTCAGTTCCTGAAGTGGGGTAACAGAGAGCTGCCAGAGAAACCTCAAGATCTGACTGACATGATTAAGGATGTCAAGCGTAGACCTGACAGCAGCAAGCCTCAAGGAGGCGCTCCAGTTGTTGTCCACTGCAG TGATGGCTCGTCCCGTTGTGGTGTTTTCTGTGCGCTGTGGAGCCTTCTGGACAGCGCTGAGACTGAAATGATGGTGGATGTTTTCCAGGTGACCAGAAGCCTGCGCAAGGAGCGACAGGGCATGATAGCAAGTCTG GACCAGTACAAGTTCTTGTATGACGCACTGGACGGAGTCTATCCTGTCCAGAATGGGGAGGTGAAAGCAGTCCAGGCCCCTGAAGTGGACTCTGTCCTGTTGGTCAATGAGACCCAACCAGCAGTGCAACAACCTGGAGAAAAGGCTGAAGATACAACCGGCCCTACCGAGATgggccagcagggggcagcagatAGCAGTACTCCTGTGGCTGAGACAAGGAAGGAGGATGAAAAGGAGGCAGAACAAGTATCCAGCATCCCCACAGAGACAACACCGCTTGAGGACAATGTCTCTTTAGAGGCCTGA